In Natronomonas halophila, one DNA window encodes the following:
- a CDS encoding methionine synthase, with product MTANLLSDTREQFRPEDHPTDHFLLTTVVGSYPKPKWLNRAKELKEDEDHGFDEEDLDEALDDAARLITNEHVRAGLDAVVDGEMRRNEMVEYFAHRIDGYEFNGPVKVWGHNYFDKPSVADEVEYDEPWLVDEFEFTTGVTNRPVKVPITGPYTLASWSFNEHYETEEELAYELADLVNEEIEKLVEAGARYIQIDEPALATTPDDHAIVGECLEHIADGIPENVRLGLHVCYGDYSRIYPEILDMPVHEYDLELANGDYDQLGVFKEHEFTKDLALGVVDVHTTDVEPVEEIKENIKKGFEVVPPERLTVSPDCGVKLLPREVAYQKMENMVQAAREVEAELDSREITVGYAGE from the coding sequence ATGACTGCCAACCTGCTTTCCGACACGCGCGAACAGTTCCGCCCCGAGGACCACCCGACCGACCACTTCCTGTTGACGACCGTCGTCGGTTCGTATCCCAAGCCCAAGTGGCTCAACCGGGCGAAGGAACTGAAAGAGGACGAGGACCACGGCTTCGACGAGGAGGACCTCGACGAGGCACTCGACGACGCCGCCCGTCTCATCACGAACGAGCACGTTCGTGCCGGCCTCGACGCCGTCGTCGACGGCGAGATGCGGCGCAACGAGATGGTCGAGTACTTCGCCCACCGCATCGACGGCTACGAGTTCAACGGCCCGGTCAAGGTCTGGGGGCACAACTACTTCGACAAGCCCTCCGTCGCCGACGAGGTCGAATACGACGAACCGTGGCTCGTCGACGAGTTCGAGTTCACCACCGGCGTCACCAACCGCCCGGTGAAGGTCCCGATTACGGGCCCCTACACGCTCGCATCGTGGTCCTTCAACGAGCACTACGAAACCGAGGAGGAACTCGCCTACGAACTCGCCGACCTCGTCAACGAGGAAATCGAGAAGCTCGTCGAAGCGGGCGCCCGCTACATCCAGATCGACGAACCCGCGCTCGCGACCACGCCGGACGACCACGCCATCGTCGGCGAGTGTCTCGAACACATCGCCGACGGCATCCCGGAGAACGTCCGTCTCGGCCTCCACGTCTGTTACGGCGACTACTCGCGTATCTACCCCGAGATTCTGGACATGCCGGTCCACGAGTACGACCTCGAACTCGCCAACGGCGACTACGACCAACTCGGCGTCTTCAAGGAACACGAGTTCACGAAGGACCTCGCGCTGGGCGTCGTCGACGTTCACACGACGGACGTCGAACCCGTCGAGGAGATCAAGGAGAACATCAAAAAGGGCTTCGAGGTCGTCCCCCCGGAGCGTCTGACCGTCTCGCCGGACTGCGGTGTCAAACTCCTGCCCCGTGAGGTCGCCTACCAGAAGATGGAGAACATGGTACAGGCCGCCCGCGAAGTCGAGGCCGAACTCGATTCCCGCGAAATCACCGTCGGCTACGCTGGCGAGTAA
- a CDS encoding HVO_2753 family zinc finger protein, producing MSSESSERRARKCISCGINISGTSAAKFKCPDCGHLIFRCSKCRKQSNLYECPDCGFMGP from the coding sequence ATGAGCAGCGAGAGTTCCGAACGGCGGGCACGCAAGTGCATCTCCTGTGGGATTAACATCTCCGGGACCAGCGCCGCGAAGTTCAAGTGCCCGGACTGTGGGCACCTCATCTTCCGGTGTTCGAAGTGTCGCAAACAGAGCAACCTCTACGAGTGCCCCGACTGTGGGTTCATGGGTCCGTAA
- a CDS encoding DUF655 domain-containing protein → MSNAGADDAEPTTAVVLDFMPRGRPEDDRPQYQKSPVAFALGESDFRLVEIALADDAHVNIGDRIQIDPPSEKIKDLTDIDYEDLSSTAQSEVEYAVDTIIDADEERFVDFYNDAQPITTRLHVLNLLPGIGKKLRNNVLDARKRKPFESFEDIEDRVSGLHDPREVLVERILEELQKEDLKYRIFARREAE, encoded by the coding sequence ATGAGCAACGCCGGCGCCGACGATGCCGAACCCACGACGGCGGTCGTTTTGGACTTCATGCCCCGGGGACGTCCCGAGGACGACCGCCCGCAGTATCAGAAATCACCGGTCGCGTTCGCGCTCGGCGAATCGGATTTCCGGCTCGTCGAGATAGCGCTCGCCGACGACGCCCACGTCAACATCGGCGACCGCATCCAGATCGACCCGCCGAGCGAGAAAATCAAGGACCTCACCGATATCGACTACGAGGACCTCTCGAGTACGGCCCAATCCGAGGTCGAATACGCCGTCGATACCATCATCGACGCCGACGAAGAGCGGTTCGTCGACTTCTACAACGACGCCCAGCCGATTACCACGCGGCTTCACGTCCTGAACCTGCTGCCGGGTATCGGCAAGAAACTGCGGAACAACGTCCTCGATGCGCGCAAGCGCAAGCCCTTCGAGAGCTTCGAGGACATCGAAGACCGCGTCTCAGGCCTACATGACCCCCGAGAGGTGCTCGTCGAGCGCATTCTCGAAGAACTCCAGAAGGAAGACCTCAAATATCGGATTTTCGCCCGGCGCGAAGCCGAGTAA
- a CDS encoding methionine synthase — MTEVLATTPGLFPLQDWAKDELSDLKGHQKDDLISGDESGDIVDAYETAREEVVERQLEAGLDRVVEGQLRWDDMLAHPLCVHDNVETRGIVRYYDNNNFYREPVVSGDLSFDGDIADEIASAADVNQAVLPGPYSLADLATDEHYGDDAAFLDAVADFLADEADAIEDVETLFLLEPSLVENAPEEGEDERASAAIDTVANAVDTEVVVQTYWGAIPEKPYAHLMDADVDAIGFDFVSDHETNLYNIQEYGTKDSIALGVVDGQNTLVETPEEIAERIEWVDDNIPAQEFDTVYATSNTELFYLPENKFEEKLDTLADATEEVSL, encoded by the coding sequence ATGACGGAGGTACTCGCAACGACGCCCGGCCTGTTCCCGTTACAGGATTGGGCGAAGGACGAGCTATCGGATCTGAAAGGCCACCAGAAGGACGACCTCATCTCGGGCGACGAGTCGGGCGACATCGTCGACGCCTACGAAACCGCCCGCGAGGAAGTCGTCGAGCGACAACTCGAAGCCGGCCTCGACCGCGTCGTCGAGGGCCAACTCCGGTGGGACGACATGCTCGCCCACCCGCTGTGTGTCCACGACAACGTCGAGACCCGCGGCATCGTCCGCTACTACGACAACAACAACTTCTATCGAGAGCCTGTCGTTTCGGGTGACCTCTCGTTCGACGGCGACATCGCCGACGAGATTGCGTCTGCGGCCGATGTGAATCAGGCGGTTCTGCCCGGCCCCTACTCGCTTGCGGACCTCGCGACCGACGAGCATTACGGTGACGACGCCGCGTTCCTCGATGCAGTTGCCGACTTCCTCGCCGACGAGGCCGACGCCATCGAGGACGTCGAGACGCTCTTCCTGCTGGAACCCTCGCTCGTCGAGAACGCGCCCGAGGAGGGCGAAGACGAGCGCGCAAGCGCGGCCATCGACACCGTCGCGAACGCCGTCGATACCGAAGTCGTCGTCCAGACCTACTGGGGCGCCATTCCGGAGAAGCCCTACGCCCATCTGATGGACGCCGACGTCGACGCCATCGGCTTCGATTTCGTTTCGGACCACGAGACGAACCTCTACAACATTCAGGAGTACGGCACCAAGGACTCCATCGCGCTGGGTGTCGTCGACGGCCAGAACACGTTGGTCGAGACGCCCGAGGAAATCGCCGAGCGCATCGAGTGGGTCGACGACAACATCCCCGCCCAGGAGTTCGACACCGTCTACGCGACGAGCAACACCGAACTGTTCTACCTTCCTGAAAACAAGTTCGAGGAGAAACTCGACACGCTTGCCGACGCCACCGAAGAGGTGTCCCTATGA
- a CDS encoding NADP-dependent oxidoreductase produces MATNRQWLLESRPTGEPTMENFEMVETDVPDPGAHEVLVRTLYMSVDPYMRGRMRDAESYAEPWDVGDTMKAGVVGEVEESNHPDFEAGDVVTGQLEWADYAVAEGRDLRQVNPEHGPISTALGVLGMPGVTAYFGTTDVAEPKPGDTVVVSAAAGAVGSVVGQIADLNGCHVVGIAGADEKIEWLKSVGFDEGINYKEEDVASALREACPDGVDVYFDNVGGPVTDAVWPLLNVRARVAVCGQISLYNEEEIPTGPRKLGKLIESRATVEGLLVRDYEDRWAEALTRLSTWVASGDVEYRENVVEGLDNAPDAFLELFEGTKIGKQLVKVGERSDA; encoded by the coding sequence ATGGCTACGAACCGCCAATGGCTACTGGAGAGTCGGCCGACCGGCGAACCGACGATGGAGAACTTCGAGATGGTCGAGACGGACGTTCCCGACCCGGGCGCCCACGAGGTACTGGTCCGGACGCTCTACATGTCCGTCGACCCCTATATGCGCGGGCGGATGCGCGATGCCGAATCCTACGCGGAACCGTGGGACGTCGGCGACACGATGAAAGCCGGCGTCGTCGGCGAAGTCGAGGAATCGAACCACCCCGACTTCGAGGCGGGCGACGTGGTGACGGGGCAACTGGAGTGGGCCGATTACGCCGTCGCCGAGGGCCGGGACCTCCGACAGGTCAACCCCGAACACGGGCCGATATCGACCGCACTCGGCGTGCTCGGGATGCCCGGCGTGACTGCCTACTTCGGGACGACCGATGTCGCGGAGCCGAAACCCGGCGACACCGTCGTCGTGAGCGCGGCCGCGGGCGCCGTCGGCAGCGTCGTCGGCCAGATAGCCGACCTCAACGGCTGTCACGTGGTCGGCATCGCGGGCGCCGACGAGAAAATCGAGTGGCTGAAATCGGTCGGCTTCGACGAGGGCATCAACTACAAGGAGGAAGACGTCGCGAGCGCGCTCCGTGAGGCCTGTCCGGACGGGGTCGACGTCTACTTCGACAACGTCGGCGGGCCCGTCACCGACGCCGTCTGGCCGCTGTTGAACGTCCGCGCCCGCGTAGCCGTCTGCGGGCAGATTTCGCTGTACAACGAAGAGGAGATTCCGACCGGGCCGCGAAAACTCGGCAAACTCATCGAGTCCCGCGCGACCGTCGAGGGACTACTCGTTCGCGACTACGAAGACCGGTGGGCCGAGGCTCTGACTCGGCTCTCGACGTGGGTCGCCTCGGGCGATGTCGAATACCGCGAGAACGTCGTCGAGGGGCTGGACAATGCCCCGGATGCGTTCCTCGAACTCTTCGAGGGGACCAAAATCGGCAAGCAACTCGTGAAGGTCGGCGAACGCAGCGACGCCTGA
- a CDS encoding elongation factor 1-beta: protein MGKVAAKMKVMPQSPEVDLDDLQERLENVLPEGAKISRVDREDVAFGLIAMFPTVIIPDEAGGTDAVEDAFADVDGVESVDVDEVGRI from the coding sequence ATGGGAAAAGTAGCCGCCAAAATGAAGGTCATGCCGCAGAGCCCCGAGGTTGACCTGGACGACCTCCAGGAACGCCTCGAGAACGTCCTCCCCGAGGGCGCGAAAATCAGCCGCGTCGACCGCGAGGACGTCGCGTTCGGCCTCATCGCGATGTTCCCGACGGTCATCATCCCTGACGAAGCCGGCGGCACCGACGCCGTCGAGGACGCTTTCGCCGACGTCGATGGCGTCGAAAGCGTCGACGTCGACGAAGTCGGTCGAATATAA
- a CDS encoding RNA polymerase Rpb4 family protein has translation MTIFKEIVDEEFMTVSEAKDVLADIEAERALDEEREMPYELARAIEHVNRFAVLDAEESVELAEELLELEKVDAATAYKITDLLPEDRDELRSVFAQERYSLSGDELDEILDIVVKYA, from the coding sequence ATGACGATCTTCAAGGAAATCGTCGACGAGGAGTTCATGACCGTCTCCGAGGCCAAGGACGTCCTCGCCGACATCGAGGCCGAGCGCGCGCTCGACGAAGAGCGGGAGATGCCCTACGAACTCGCGCGTGCCATCGAGCACGTCAACCGGTTTGCGGTCCTCGACGCCGAGGAATCCGTCGAACTGGCCGAGGAACTGCTGGAACTCGAGAAGGTCGACGCGGCGACGGCCTACAAGATCACCGACCTCCTTCCGGAGGACCGCGACGAACTCCGTTCGGTCTTCGCACAGGAGCGGTACTCCCTTTCGGGCGACGAACTCGACGAAATCCTCGATATCGTCGTGAAGTACGCCTGA
- a CDS encoding DUF456 family protein, with amino-acid sequence MLPVDPLAVALVLLVAGIVASFVPLVPGGGLSMAGVSYYWYATGDPGILALLALLGLGALALVFDWLGGALAANAGGASLRTTAIAAVVTLPLLVVLGPLGLLVGVAGTVFALEYHRHGDVELGLRAAAYATVGVLASTAMQVLVTAAVLAGFLLVVFL; translated from the coding sequence ATGCTTCCAGTCGACCCACTCGCCGTCGCCCTCGTCCTGCTCGTCGCGGGTATCGTCGCCAGTTTCGTTCCGCTGGTTCCGGGCGGTGGGCTGTCGATGGCGGGCGTCAGCTACTACTGGTACGCTACCGGCGACCCCGGGATACTCGCCCTTCTGGCCCTGCTCGGCCTCGGCGCGCTCGCGCTGGTCTTCGACTGGCTGGGCGGCGCACTCGCGGCCAACGCCGGCGGCGCCTCGCTCCGAACGACCGCCATCGCGGCCGTCGTGACACTTCCGCTGTTGGTCGTTCTCGGGCCACTCGGCTTGCTGGTCGGCGTCGCGGGGACGGTCTTCGCCCTCGAATACCATCGCCACGGTGACGTCGAACTGGGCCTTCGGGCGGCGGCCTACGCGACCGTCGGCGTGCTGGCCTCGACGGCCATGCAGGTGCTGGTGACGGCGGCGGTTCTCGCGGGGTTTCTGCTCGTCGTCTTTTTATAA
- a CDS encoding mechanosensitive ion channel family protein: protein MSGLILLQLYWDVIYRIQLIFNTRTAQYAATIGAGVGFVLFVALLYRVAGPLKERYDDDGVEILLALLGTVAAIAASLFVTAVWREFLTLLGTFGEFGFTPKRGILLLVSFVVLAVTYTLTRITKRLIKFGSGRVELTPHQRELVHHLVQIWLFLTAFAFIWFLWDLRASDILLGAGALGIIIGFAARKTLADVLAGFVLLFARPFEVGDWISIGDREGIVTQITIYNTQIRTFNEEHVLVPNDKVNDREVINYSKTDRLRLITKVGVDYETDLSKAMTVAADAMNNCETVASTPAPDVILDSFSDSSVVLRLRYWITRPTIQQKLSAQNEVVQSVKAAFEEEGIKIPYPQRELMGREETDGFRISADTQVDVGDENVEQAVRRVSKADSERVEEAVERVSDLDDPTVVEEPVENRYGGDGGPDQEAEDGEDAEEEEEEEE, encoded by the coding sequence ATGTCCGGACTCATACTTCTCCAACTGTACTGGGACGTCATCTATCGCATCCAGCTAATCTTCAACACCAGAACGGCCCAGTACGCGGCGACTATCGGGGCCGGCGTCGGATTCGTCCTGTTCGTCGCGCTGCTCTACCGTGTTGCCGGGCCTCTGAAGGAACGCTACGACGACGACGGCGTCGAGATACTGCTGGCGCTACTCGGCACCGTCGCCGCCATCGCCGCCAGCCTGTTCGTCACCGCCGTCTGGCGTGAGTTCCTCACCCTGCTCGGAACGTTCGGCGAGTTCGGGTTCACGCCGAAACGAGGGATTCTCCTGCTGGTCTCCTTCGTCGTCCTCGCGGTCACCTACACGCTGACCCGGATCACGAAACGCCTCATCAAGTTCGGCTCGGGCCGCGTCGAACTGACGCCCCACCAGCGGGAACTGGTCCATCACCTCGTCCAGATCTGGCTCTTCCTGACGGCCTTCGCGTTCATCTGGTTCCTCTGGGACCTCAGGGCGTCCGACATCCTGCTCGGGGCCGGCGCGCTCGGCATCATCATCGGATTCGCCGCCCGGAAGACCCTCGCCGACGTCCTCGCGGGGTTCGTCCTCCTCTTCGCCCGGCCCTTCGAGGTCGGCGACTGGATTTCCATCGGCGACCGCGAGGGCATCGTCACCCAGATTACGATTTACAACACCCAGATTCGGACGTTCAACGAGGAGCACGTCCTCGTCCCGAACGACAAGGTCAACGACAGGGAGGTCATCAACTACTCGAAGACCGACCGCCTGCGGCTGATAACGAAGGTCGGCGTCGACTACGAGACGGACCTCTCGAAGGCGATGACCGTGGCGGCCGACGCGATGAACAACTGTGAAACCGTCGCGTCCACGCCCGCACCCGACGTCATCCTCGATTCCTTCTCCGATTCGTCCGTCGTGCTCCGCCTTCGCTACTGGATTACCCGGCCGACCATCCAGCAGAAGTTGAGCGCCCAAAACGAGGTGGTCCAGTCGGTCAAGGCCGCCTTCGAGGAGGAAGGCATCAAAATTCCCTACCCCCAGCGCGAACTCATGGGCCGAGAGGAGACCGACGGCTTCCGCATCTCGGCGGACACGCAGGTCGACGTGGGGGACGAAAACGTCGAGCAAGCTGTCCGCCGCGTCTCCAAGGCCGACAGCGAGCGGGTCGAAGAGGCCGTCGAACGCGTCTCCGACCTCGATGACCCGACCGTCGTCGAGGAACCCGTCGAGAACCGGTACGGGGGCGACGGGGGGCCGGACCAGGAGGCCGAGGACGGCGAAGACGCCGAAGAAGAGGAGGAAGAAGAGGAGTGA
- the tmcA gene encoding tRNA(Met) cytidine acetyltransferase TmcA has product MDAVRETARSLRAEAEATNERRLVVLAGAREAGYAAAEAVCEAVDCKPVVLSEREGIGVSARTIRPKQADQLLGTTNDCVVVDCHDACRPNAIGRAAGAVDGGGLLVLLTPLLDEWPDRRDGFDETLAVPPFGLDDVSGVFRRRLVDTLRAHRGIAIVDVGDGTVRDDGLTNPSPRFASEGFDIPEDAAFPRAVYERCLTADQRDAVEACENLREKGQAVVLEADRGRGKSSAAGLAAAALATEGRDVLVTAPSYRNTAELFERASETLDGLDCLAADAREGKGHPELRAEGEGRIRYRKPADAVEESADVLVVDEAAALSVRMLESLLSVAPSACFATTVHGYEGAGRGFDVRFRGRLDESHEVTLQRLSDPIRYAAPDPIETWLFRALLLDASPPADQLVADATPDSVAYERLDPAELVEDEPRLRETFGLLVNAHYRTEPDDLARLLDAPNIALRALTHGGHVVAVALLAREGGLSDETREDMYEGARVRGNMLPDVLTSQLRDIDAAVPVGLRVMRIATHHAVRSRGLGSHLLGAIEAEFDADGARSPLGRFDPVDYLGVGYGATPELLAFWATNDYATVHLSTTRNDTSGEYSALMLQPLSDAGEALTDRHTSWFCRRVPDVLADALDDADPDMVREALRAADGEAPLSLTDDEWRVVASAAYGPGLYDIAPSGFRQVALRALVDGALDAPTPERLLVRRVLQTWSWGETTDDLGYVSERECMRALGDAVQPLVDRYGNDIADAEADRYR; this is encoded by the coding sequence ATGGACGCGGTTCGTGAGACGGCCCGCTCGCTCCGCGCGGAGGCCGAAGCGACCAACGAGCGCCGCCTCGTCGTGCTGGCAGGGGCCCGCGAAGCCGGCTATGCGGCCGCCGAGGCCGTCTGCGAAGCCGTCGACTGCAAGCCCGTCGTCCTCTCCGAGCGGGAGGGTATCGGCGTCTCGGCCCGAACCATCCGGCCGAAGCAGGCCGACCAACTGCTCGGGACGACCAACGACTGCGTGGTCGTCGATTGCCACGACGCCTGCCGCCCGAACGCCATCGGTCGGGCGGCGGGCGCGGTCGACGGTGGCGGCCTGCTCGTCTTGCTGACCCCACTTCTCGACGAGTGGCCGGACCGCCGCGACGGCTTCGACGAGACGCTCGCCGTCCCGCCGTTCGGCCTCGACGACGTGTCGGGCGTCTTCCGCCGTCGCCTCGTCGACACCCTGCGCGCACACCGGGGTATCGCTATCGTCGACGTCGGCGACGGAACAGTCCGCGACGACGGGCTGACCAACCCCTCGCCACGCTTTGCTTCGGAGGGCTTCGACATCCCCGAGGACGCCGCCTTTCCCCGCGCCGTCTACGAGCGCTGTCTGACCGCCGACCAGCGAGACGCCGTCGAAGCCTGCGAGAACCTCCGCGAAAAGGGACAGGCGGTCGTACTTGAGGCCGACCGCGGCCGTGGGAAATCAAGCGCTGCGGGCCTCGCGGCGGCCGCACTGGCCACCGAGGGCCGGGACGTGCTCGTTACCGCGCCCTCCTACCGGAACACCGCCGAACTCTTCGAGCGGGCCAGCGAGACGCTGGACGGACTCGACTGTCTCGCGGCCGACGCTCGCGAGGGGAAGGGCCATCCCGAACTCCGAGCGGAGGGCGAAGGGCGAATCCGATATCGCAAACCCGCCGACGCCGTCGAGGAATCGGCGGACGTTCTCGTCGTCGACGAGGCCGCGGCCCTCTCGGTGCGGATGCTCGAATCGCTGCTGTCGGTCGCCCCGAGCGCCTGCTTCGCGACGACGGTCCACGGCTACGAGGGCGCCGGCCGCGGCTTCGACGTGCGCTTCCGCGGTCGGCTCGACGAGAGCCACGAAGTGACGCTCCAGCGGCTTTCGGACCCGATTCGATATGCCGCACCGGACCCCATCGAGACGTGGCTCTTTCGGGCGCTCCTTTTGGATGCCTCCCCGCCCGCCGACCAACTGGTCGCGGACGCGACGCCCGATTCTGTCGCTTACGAACGGCTCGACCCCGCCGAACTGGTTGAGGACGAACCGCGCCTCCGGGAGACGTTTGGCCTGTTGGTCAACGCCCACTACCGAACGGAACCCGACGACCTCGCGCGCCTGCTCGATGCCCCGAACATCGCTCTGCGCGCGCTGACCCACGGCGGCCACGTCGTCGCCGTCGCCCTGCTCGCACGCGAGGGGGGCCTCTCCGACGAGACCCGCGAGGACATGTACGAGGGTGCTCGGGTCCGCGGGAACATGCTTCCGGACGTCCTGACGAGTCAACTCCGCGATATCGACGCGGCCGTCCCAGTCGGCCTGCGCGTGATGCGCATCGCGACCCACCATGCCGTCCGTTCACGGGGGCTCGGGTCGCACCTGCTCGGTGCTATCGAAGCCGAATTCGACGCCGACGGCGCGCGCTCGCCGCTCGGTCGGTTCGACCCGGTCGATTATCTCGGCGTCGGCTACGGCGCCACGCCCGAACTCCTCGCCTTCTGGGCCACCAACGACTACGCGACGGTCCATCTCTCGACGACGCGCAACGACACCAGCGGCGAGTACTCGGCGCTCATGTTACAGCCGCTCTCGGATGCGGGCGAGGCCCTCACCGACCGCCACACGTCGTGGTTCTGCCGGCGGGTTCCGGACGTCCTGGCCGATGCCCTCGATGACGCGGACCCCGACATGGTCAGGGAAGCACTCAGAGCCGCCGACGGGGAGGCTCCGCTGTCGCTCACCGACGACGAATGGCGGGTCGTCGCCAGCGCCGCGTATGGCCCGGGACTCTACGATATCGCCCCGAGCGGCTTCCGACAGGTGGCGCTGCGCGCGCTCGTCGACGGCGCACTCGACGCCCCCACCCCCGAGCGCCTGCTCGTCAGGCGCGTCCTCCAGACGTGGTCGTGGGGCGAAACGACCGACGATCTCGGATACGTCTCCGAACGGGAGTGTATGCGCGCGCTCGGCGACGCCGTCCAGCCGCTCGTCGACCGATACGGAAACGATATCGCCGATGCGGAGGCGGACCGATACCGATGA
- a CDS encoding 50S ribosomal protein L21e, with product MPSSNGPRKGTRNKLKNKPRERGTSPPQHFIEEYDEGEKVHLDIDPSVPDGRFHPRFNGKTGEVAGKQGSAFKVLIKDGDVEKTLIASPAHIRRQQE from the coding sequence ATGCCTAGTTCGAATGGTCCACGGAAGGGAACTCGTAACAAACTCAAGAACAAGCCCCGCGAGCGAGGTACGTCCCCGCCGCAACACTTCATCGAGGAGTACGACGAAGGCGAGAAGGTCCATCTCGACATCGACCCCTCGGTTCCGGACGGCCGCTTCCACCCGCGTTTCAACGGCAAGACCGGCGAAGTCGCCGGTAAGCAGGGCAGCGCGTTCAAGGTCCTCATCAAGGACGGCGACGTCGAGAAGACCCTCATCGCAAGCCCCGCACACATCCGTCGCCAGCAGGAATGA
- a CDS encoding HemK2/MTQ2 family protein methyltransferase, producing MTLSDRREMPTVYEPAEDSRLLADAIIDRIDADERVLEVGTGSGYVAARVSEETGARVVGSDINPEACRRAREEGLEAVRGNLTDPFRRNSFDVVCFNPPYLPTPPEQEWDDPLEHALSGGEDGRRLIRPFLADVGRILRPDGRVYLLVSSLTDIDAVAKLADDAGMETREIAEESFPFERLVTLEITHRNS from the coding sequence GTGACGCTTTCGGACCGCCGCGAGATGCCGACGGTGTACGAACCGGCGGAGGACTCCCGCCTGCTGGCTGACGCTATCATCGACCGAATCGACGCCGACGAGCGCGTGCTGGAGGTCGGAACGGGGTCGGGCTACGTCGCCGCCCGCGTGAGCGAGGAAACCGGCGCCCGCGTCGTCGGGTCGGATATCAATCCCGAGGCCTGCCGCCGCGCCCGCGAGGAGGGCCTCGAAGCCGTCCGGGGGAACCTGACCGACCCCTTCCGGCGGAATAGTTTCGACGTCGTCTGTTTCAATCCGCCCTATCTGCCGACGCCGCCCGAACAGGAGTGGGACGACCCGCTGGAACACGCGCTGTCGGGCGGCGAGGACGGCCGCCGTCTTATCCGGCCGTTCCTCGCCGACGTGGGTCGTATCCTCCGACCGGACGGTCGCGTCTACCTGCTCGTTTCCTCGCTGACGGATATCGACGCCGTCGCGAAACTCGCCGATGACGCGGGGATGGAGACCCGAGAAATCGCCGAGGAATCCTTCCCCTTCGAGCGACTCGTCACGCTGGAGATTACTCATAGGAATTCCTAA
- a CDS encoding 16S ribosomal RNA methyltransferase A, whose amino-acid sequence MRDPDALLARASVRGDPERDQHFLVDDRVLDRLPGYLPDDADTSYVLEIGGGTGALTDRLLAVADEVTVIERDPALAAFLREEFADEIAAGELTVIEGDALEVDLPDFTASVSNLPYGVSSEITFRLLPEGKPTVLMFQKEFAERMAADPGTDEYGRLSVTAGHYAEVEVVEPVPKEAFSPPPAVESAVVRTTPREPEYEVPNDEAFMKLVRAVFTQRRKTMRNAVRNTVHISDIENPDAVVEEAGEELMGKRAGNVPPSEFARLARIADRVA is encoded by the coding sequence ATGCGCGACCCCGATGCGCTCCTCGCCCGCGCCAGCGTGCGCGGCGACCCGGAGCGCGACCAGCACTTCCTCGTCGACGACCGCGTCCTCGACCGGTTGCCGGGCTATCTCCCCGACGATGCCGACACCTCCTACGTCCTCGAAATCGGTGGCGGGACCGGCGCGCTCACCGACCGCCTGCTCGCAGTCGCCGACGAAGTCACCGTCATCGAACGTGACCCGGCCCTCGCCGCGTTCCTCCGCGAGGAGTTCGCCGACGAGATTGCGGCCGGGGAACTGACCGTCATCGAAGGCGACGCGCTGGAGGTCGATTTGCCCGATTTCACGGCCTCCGTCTCGAACCTGCCCTACGGCGTCTCCTCGGAGATTACTTTCCGACTGTTGCCCGAGGGAAAGCCGACCGTCCTGATGTTCCAAAAGGAGTTCGCCGAGCGGATGGCGGCCGACCCCGGAACCGACGAATACGGCCGCCTGTCGGTGACCGCGGGACATTACGCCGAGGTCGAAGTCGTCGAACCGGTGCCGAAGGAGGCCTTTTCGCCGCCACCGGCCGTCGAAAGCGCCGTCGTTCGGACGACGCCCCGCGAGCCCGAATACGAGGTGCCGAACGACGAGGCCTTCATGAAACTCGTGCGGGCGGTGTTCACCCAGCGCCGGAAGACGATGCGGAACGCGGTTCGGAACACGGTCCACATCTCGGACATCGAGAACCCTGATGCTGTCGTCGAGGAGGCCGGCGAGGAACTGATGGGCAAACGTGCGGGCAACGTCCCGCCCTCGGAATTCGCGCGACTGGCCCGTATTGCCGACCGCGTTGCCTGA